A region of uncultured Desulfobacter sp. DNA encodes the following proteins:
- the lptG gene encoding LPS export ABC transporter permease LptG, which produces MISCLHRYWFKEFARIFIVIQALILVLFVFIDYLSHMNRILEHDVGFARGLWYVLLKLPYMFAQFTPAGLLLAVICVFGIMNRAGELTALKSSGISVYFLVKPAILAGVGLALLMILLTETLIPVSMARSNHIRYNEMSSSGGVVHARKDIWIRSDNMLAHINFFDPAQKTVAGVTCTTMDAGFKISSRIDAAKGYYDNGQWILEDVLEQVYDPEIGDYHVVIRPKQAISLALKPDDLVRMAQKTNEMSYTELRRYVAKVTAEGYDATTYKVDMYGKLAFPFICVIMALTGAATGMRGFVKNNLPVGIAVGVGFCFLYWFVFGFTASLGYAKMLPPMLAVWVSNLVFLCLGCIYLIQTE; this is translated from the coding sequence ATGATCAGTTGCCTGCACCGATACTGGTTTAAGGAATTTGCCAGAATCTTTATTGTTATCCAGGCGTTGATTCTGGTGTTGTTTGTTTTCATTGATTACCTGTCCCATATGAACAGGATCCTTGAACACGATGTGGGGTTTGCCAGGGGCCTTTGGTATGTGCTGCTCAAGCTTCCCTATATGTTTGCTCAGTTCACACCGGCAGGGTTGCTTTTAGCGGTTATCTGCGTATTTGGCATTATGAATCGTGCCGGTGAACTGACTGCATTGAAGTCTTCGGGGATCTCGGTTTATTTTCTGGTGAAGCCGGCCATTTTGGCAGGCGTTGGGTTGGCCCTTTTGATGATCCTTTTGACAGAGACTTTGATTCCTGTGTCCATGGCCCGTTCTAACCATATACGTTACAACGAGATGTCCAGCAGCGGCGGTGTTGTTCATGCCAGAAAAGATATCTGGATCCGTTCGGACAACATGCTGGCGCATATTAATTTTTTTGATCCGGCCCAAAAGACTGTGGCTGGTGTCACATGTACCACCATGGACGCCGGGTTCAAGATTTCTTCCCGCATTGATGCGGCAAAAGGGTACTATGACAACGGCCAATGGATACTGGAAGATGTTCTGGAGCAGGTGTATGACCCTGAAATTGGTGACTATCATGTGGTTATAAGACCGAAACAAGCCATCTCCCTTGCCCTGAAACCTGACGACCTTGTCCGCATGGCCCAGAAAACCAATGAAATGAGTTATACCGAGCTTAGACGATATGTGGCAAAAGTTACGGCCGAAGGATATGATGCCACCACGTACAAGGTTGATATGTACGGGAAGCTGGCCTTCCCCTTTATCTGCGTGATCATGGCCTTGACAGGGGCTGCCACGGGCATGAGAGGCTTTGTGAAAAACAACCTTCCCGTGGGCATTGCCGTGGGCGTGGGATTTTGTTTCCTGTACTGGTTTGTCTTCGGGTTTACCGCTTCCCTGGGCTATGCAAAGATGCTGCCGCCGATGCTGGCAGTCTGGGTGAGTAATTTGGTTTTTCTATGCCTGGGCTGTATATACCTGATCCAGACGGAATGA
- a CDS encoding 3-deoxy-D-manno-octulosonic acid transferase, which translates to MIFFYHVLTLVVFFLCLPFLPFVWMFSAKRRANLLQRLGVFTRIPEKETNARRIWVHALSVGEVNSSVPLVTALKKKYPAHDIVFTASTKTGFERALDLMNPDRSGSAVATLGYFPFDIWFSVNRVASRISPDIVCLVETDLWPGFLSVVHQRGIPVVLVNARLSPRSLKGYQRMGSLASLFFSTLSCVMAQSFEDASGFEQLGVAGDRILVTGNIKYDQPCPALSDEDRAILIRELGFSPQDRIWIAGSTHSGEESMVIRAFIQARQIDPGLKLVIAPRDPGRCPALLRELPLTGFKVACYLDHLESKKDADIMFVNTIGILARTYAVCVCAFVGGSLVARGGHNLLEPAMFGKPVLFGPHMTDFRDMARLFIQGQGGIQVEDEKDLVFELKKILQDSGHYTRTGHNARQIFNSNSGAINACLRQMEGVLD; encoded by the coding sequence ATGATTTTTTTTTACCATGTCCTCACCCTGGTGGTTTTTTTTCTGTGCCTGCCTTTTTTACCTTTTGTCTGGATGTTTTCAGCCAAACGGCGGGCCAATCTGCTGCAACGCCTGGGGGTGTTTACCCGGATTCCTGAAAAAGAGACCAACGCGCGCAGGATATGGGTTCATGCCCTGTCCGTGGGTGAAGTGAACTCAAGTGTACCCCTGGTCACCGCCTTGAAAAAAAAGTATCCGGCCCACGATATCGTTTTCACCGCATCCACAAAAACAGGATTTGAGCGGGCTTTAGATCTGATGAACCCGGACCGGTCTGGCTCTGCGGTCGCAACACTGGGGTATTTCCCTTTTGATATCTGGTTTTCCGTGAACCGGGTTGCTTCACGAATTTCACCGGATATCGTTTGTCTGGTGGAGACGGATTTATGGCCGGGGTTTTTGTCTGTGGTGCATCAACGCGGGATTCCCGTGGTCCTTGTCAATGCCCGGTTATCTCCGAGGTCATTGAAAGGGTACCAGCGTATGGGAAGCCTGGCCAGTCTTTTTTTCTCAACGCTTTCCTGTGTCATGGCCCAGAGTTTTGAGGATGCGTCGGGTTTTGAACAGCTTGGGGTGGCCGGGGACAGGATTCTGGTGACCGGTAATATCAAGTATGATCAGCCCTGTCCCGCATTGTCTGATGAAGATAGGGCCATTCTTATCCGGGAGTTGGGATTTTCCCCCCAGGATCGGATATGGATCGCCGGTTCCACCCATTCCGGGGAAGAATCCATGGTGATCCGGGCGTTTATCCAGGCAAGGCAGATCGATCCCGGACTTAAACTTGTCATTGCCCCCCGGGATCCGGGCCGATGTCCGGCTTTGCTCCGGGAGCTGCCATTAACCGGATTCAAAGTCGCATGTTATCTGGATCACCTGGAAAGCAAGAAAGATGCTGATATCATGTTTGTCAACACCATCGGCATTCTGGCCAGAACCTATGCGGTCTGTGTGTGTGCATTTGTGGGCGGATCCCTTGTGGCCCGGGGCGGGCATAACCTTCTGGAACCGGCCATGTTTGGAAAGCCTGTGTTGTTTGGACCCCATATGACCGATTTTCGTGATATGGCCCGGTTGTTTATCCAGGGCCAGGGCGGCATCCAGGTTGAAGATGAAAAGGATCTGGTCTTTGAATTGAAAAAAATACTGCAAGATTCGGGTCACTACACCCGTACCGGGCACAATGCCAGGCAAATTTTTAACAGCAACTCAGGGGCTATAAACGCCTGTTTACGCCAAATGGAGGGAGTCCTTGATTAA
- the lpxK gene encoding tetraacyldisaccharide 4'-kinase, translating to MIKSWADRIETRVLQTMETPGLFAPFSFDQVLAGFSTVYKALVTLRYAMYGAGVLKTRHLGCPVISIGNLAVGGSGKTPMAVWLGKMLVEKGLRPVVISRGYRGTLDAGAAVVSDGRDIFLDSKTCGDEPYMMAMERAFPVVVGKDRYRAGLMALEDFAPDVVILDDAFQHLKLGRDLNLVLVDCNQPLGNGRMLPAGRLRETLGMAKDRIDGIVFTRCPMDILQGSGRPSQVKEIMETLPSVPAFFCRHEPFVAQLFPARGSKTEHIQSGCLTGRTAVLFSGLARNAAFAQSVQDLDVNIAAHLEFCDHYRYNEPDFDRILARAKALNVDLILTTRKDWVKANPACFRDVTVAVIDVRLRFRDPGRLEKFVLGNTFGQAAAS from the coding sequence TTGATTAAATCCTGGGCGGATCGGATAGAGACGCGGGTATTGCAGACCATGGAAACCCCCGGCCTATTTGCTCCGTTTTCCTTTGATCAGGTGCTGGCCGGTTTTTCCACTGTGTATAAAGCCTTGGTGACACTGCGTTATGCCATGTATGGGGCTGGGGTCCTAAAAACCAGGCATTTGGGCTGCCCTGTGATTTCCATCGGCAACCTGGCCGTGGGCGGATCAGGTAAAACCCCCATGGCGGTGTGGCTGGGCAAAATGCTGGTGGAAAAAGGGCTGCGTCCTGTGGTGATCAGCCGGGGCTACCGAGGAACCCTTGACGCCGGGGCTGCTGTGGTATCTGATGGCCGGGATATTTTTCTTGACTCAAAAACCTGCGGTGATGAGCCTTATATGATGGCCATGGAAAGGGCTTTCCCCGTGGTGGTGGGCAAAGATCGGTATCGGGCAGGCCTTATGGCGTTGGAGGACTTTGCACCGGATGTGGTGATTCTGGATGATGCCTTCCAGCACCTCAAACTGGGCCGGGATCTGAATCTGGTGCTTGTGGACTGTAACCAGCCCCTGGGAAACGGGCGCATGCTCCCGGCAGGCCGGCTGCGTGAAACGCTTGGCATGGCCAAAGACAGAATTGATGGCATCGTGTTTACCCGATGTCCCATGGATATCCTTCAGGGATCCGGGCGTCCATCCCAGGTCAAGGAGATTATGGAAACATTGCCGTCGGTGCCTGCTTTTTTCTGCAGGCATGAGCCTTTTGTGGCGCAATTATTCCCGGCCAGGGGCAGTAAAACAGAACATATTCAATCCGGGTGTTTAACAGGAAGAACCGCTGTTCTTTTTTCAGGCCTGGCCCGGAACGCAGCCTTTGCACAATCCGTCCAGGATCTGGATGTCAACATTGCCGCGCACCTTGAATTTTGTGACCATTACAGGTATAACGAGCCTGATTTTGACCGGATTTTGGCCCGGGCAAAAGCCTTGAACGTTGATCTTATTCTGACAACCCGGAAAGACTGGGTCAAAGCAAACCCGGCCTGCTTCAGGGATGTGACCGTTGCTGTCATTGATGTCCGGTTACGATTCCGGGATCCCGGACGTCTGGAGAAATTTGTTTTGGGCAACACATTCGGTCAGGCTGCTGCTTCATGA
- a CDS encoding lysophospholipid acyltransferase family protein, producing MNDDRIYLLLRLLVMALGRLPIGVADFCARYLGLLWFKIDARHRKITLENITRAFGDEMTPDQIEILGKRVFKNIISILFELAWSLKFDRDTFLSHFTIKGVEHMKQAHAKGKGVIGLLCHLGNFEMLIAGIEPVGVKGYAIYRKLDFQPLDRLIREGRKRFSLEVIPRGKSFKTAQTILERGEIVGSLLDQSVDWYLGPFVDFFGVPACTHKGFAKLVLETKAPVVPAYTVRKNRHFTVEFLPEIPLVETGDPIKDIEINTQNYTSAIESMIRKYPDQYFWVHNRWKTKNYCPWPKTND from the coding sequence ATGAATGATGACCGGATTTATCTACTCTTGCGTCTTCTGGTGATGGCTCTGGGCCGATTGCCCATTGGCGTGGCTGACTTTTGCGCCCGCTACTTAGGCCTGCTCTGGTTTAAGATTGATGCCAGGCATCGAAAAATTACCCTGGAAAATATTACCCGGGCCTTTGGCGATGAAATGACGCCGGATCAGATTGAAATACTTGGCAAACGGGTGTTTAAGAATATTATAAGTATTTTGTTCGAGCTGGCCTGGAGCCTGAAATTTGACCGGGATACTTTTTTAAGCCATTTCACCATTAAAGGGGTGGAACATATGAAACAGGCCCACGCCAAAGGTAAAGGGGTTATCGGGCTTCTATGTCACCTGGGAAATTTTGAAATGCTCATCGCCGGCATTGAGCCGGTGGGGGTCAAGGGGTATGCCATCTATCGGAAATTGGATTTTCAGCCCCTGGACCGGCTTATCAGGGAAGGTCGCAAACGGTTCAGCCTGGAAGTGATCCCCAGGGGTAAAAGTTTTAAAACAGCCCAAACCATACTGGAGCGCGGGGAAATTGTAGGTTCTCTGCTGGACCAGAGCGTTGACTGGTATCTGGGGCCTTTTGTGGATTTTTTCGGGGTACCTGCCTGTACCCACAAAGGTTTTGCCAAACTGGTGCTGGAAACCAAAGCCCCTGTGGTACCGGCATATACGGTGCGTAAAAACCGGCATTTCACCGTGGAGTTTTTACCTGAGATCCCGCTTGTGGAAACCGGGGATCCCATCAAAGACATTGAAATTAACACCCAGAATTATACATCCGCCATCGAGTCCATGATCCGGAAGTATCCGGACCAGTATTTCTGGGTTCATAACCGCTGGAAAACCAAAAATTACTGCCCCTGGCCAAAAACCAATGACTAA
- the waaF gene encoding lipopolysaccharide heptosyltransferase II, which translates to MTNIQLKDSSEAHILIRAANWVGDAIMTTPVIRAVRKNFPRARITVLAKPWVVPVYQNNSHIDHVMVYENDGRHKMGMGTLRLAEDMRLQGFDLAILMQNAFEAALLAFLARIPERLGYNTDARGLLLNRCIKMDPALKKGHLIDYYLAILSAAGLQTAGRELELYPDSRDREWARQFLDEQKLSGPGRPVLGINPGATGGTAKRWFPERYAQLAANLADRYQTRVIIFGSSADRELGDEINAMTQGACINMAGQTSLSKAFALIGALNLFVTNDSGLMHAAAAQNINQVAVIGSTDHIATRPANQNSVMVRQQVPCSPCLKKECPVDHKCMDNISVDLVMAACNSFLEKEGFNG; encoded by the coding sequence ATGACTAACATTCAATTAAAAGACAGTTCTGAAGCACACATCCTGATCCGGGCCGCCAACTGGGTGGGGGATGCCATTATGACCACCCCGGTGATCCGGGCCGTGCGTAAAAATTTCCCCCGGGCCAGGATCACGGTGCTGGCCAAGCCCTGGGTGGTGCCGGTGTACCAGAATAATTCCCATATTGATCATGTCATGGTGTATGAAAATGACGGACGCCATAAAATGGGGATGGGGACCCTTCGGCTGGCGGAAGATATGCGGCTTCAAGGATTTGATCTGGCCATCCTGATGCAGAATGCTTTTGAAGCGGCGCTGCTGGCCTTTCTGGCACGGATTCCGGAACGTCTGGGTTACAACACCGACGCCCGGGGGCTGTTGCTCAACCGGTGCATCAAGATGGATCCAGCCCTGAAAAAAGGCCACCTCATTGATTACTATCTGGCCATTTTAAGCGCGGCCGGCCTTCAAACCGCAGGCCGGGAGCTGGAACTTTACCCTGATTCCCGGGACAGGGAGTGGGCCCGGCAGTTTCTTGATGAGCAGAAATTATCAGGCCCGGGGCGTCCGGTGCTGGGCATCAATCCCGGGGCCACGGGGGGAACGGCCAAACGCTGGTTTCCTGAACGGTATGCGCAGCTGGCTGCAAACCTGGCAGACCGCTATCAGACCCGGGTCATTATTTTCGGCAGTTCCGCAGACCGGGAACTCGGGGATGAAATCAACGCCATGACCCAGGGGGCCTGCATCAACATGGCGGGGCAGACCAGTCTGTCCAAAGCCTTTGCCCTGATCGGGGCTTTGAATCTTTTTGTGACCAATGACTCGGGACTCATGCATGCCGCTGCTGCCCAGAATATCAATCAGGTGGCCGTGATCGGTTCCACCGACCATATTGCCACACGCCCTGCAAATCAAAACAGTGTCATGGTCAGGCAGCAGGTTCCCTGCAGTCCCTGTCTAAAGAAAGAGTGCCCGGTTGATCATAAGTGCATGGACAACATCTCCGTTGATCTGGTCATGGCGGCCTGTAACTCTTTTCTGGAAAAGGAGGGGTTTAATGGCTGA
- a CDS encoding glycosyltransferase family 9 protein produces MADSRKDLFDRVNRILIVKPSALGDIVHSMPFLYAVKQRFPWARIDWVVAHGLHTFLEGHTMINRLWVIKKDQWKKLNRLKLTLTEINDLRRGLAEQDYDVCIDLSGLFRSGLISGFSRAPVRLGFKESDEGSPFFYTHKIHGSMNIHAIDRYLKIAEFMGCPTDQIVYPFAPFNPVPAICKDLPEKYAVISPSAGKPANQWPARRYGELAARLDLPVVVIAAPAEADIAQKVVDASQGNAVSIAGRTGLKELCAVIQNAKFFICNDTGPMHMAAALNVPVFAIFGPANPVRTGPYGKIHTVIRKDYSCAPCYAWQPCRKWGFRCMQDLDVDEVFDVIREKLV; encoded by the coding sequence ATGGCTGATTCCCGGAAAGATCTGTTTGACCGGGTGAACCGGATACTGATCGTCAAACCCAGTGCCCTGGGGGATATTGTCCATTCCATGCCCTTTCTTTACGCAGTGAAACAGAGGTTTCCTTGGGCCAGGATCGACTGGGTGGTGGCCCATGGACTTCATACCTTCCTGGAAGGCCATACCATGATCAACCGTTTGTGGGTGATCAAAAAAGACCAGTGGAAAAAGCTGAACCGGCTGAAGTTGACGCTGACAGAGATAAATGATTTGAGGCGGGGGCTTGCAGAACAAGATTATGATGTGTGCATTGATCTGTCAGGGCTGTTTCGGTCCGGCCTGATTTCCGGTTTTTCCAGGGCTCCGGTGCGCTTGGGATTTAAGGAGTCAGACGAGGGAAGCCCCTTTTTTTATACCCATAAGATTCATGGCTCCATGAACATACATGCCATTGACCGGTATCTTAAAATTGCCGAATTCATGGGGTGCCCCACCGATCAGATTGTCTATCCGTTCGCCCCTTTTAATCCCGTTCCGGCCATATGCAAAGATCTGCCAGAAAAGTATGCTGTGATAAGTCCCTCTGCCGGAAAACCTGCCAACCAGTGGCCGGCCCGGCGGTATGGTGAACTTGCCGCACGCCTGGATCTGCCCGTTGTGGTCATTGCCGCACCGGCTGAAGCCGATATTGCCCAAAAGGTTGTGGATGCATCACAGGGGAATGCCGTTTCCATTGCAGGCCGGACCGGATTGAAGGAGCTTTGCGCCGTGATCCAGAACGCCAAATTTTTTATCTGCAACGACACCGGCCCCATGCATATGGCAGCAGCCTTGAATGTTCCGGTTTTTGCCATATTCGGTCCGGCCAACCCTGTCCGGACCGGACCCTACGGCAAGATTCACACCGTTATCCGAAAAGATTATTCCTGCGCGCCCTGTTATGCCTGGCAGCCTTGCAGAAAATGGGGATTTCGCTGTATGCAGGATCTTGATGTGGATGAGGTTTTTGACGTGATCCGGGAAAAACTTGTATGA
- a CDS encoding glycosyltransferase family 2 protein, whose product MKISVIVTTYNRPDALKKVLDGLLAQTCLPHEIIVADDGSGPETRQMIAPYLGNKNPLIKHVWQPDDGFRLAQIRNRAILACQGEYLVFLDGDCIPEKHFVEDHHDLADHGAFFQGKRVLVNQAAAEQLDHSGMDCLVKVVGLALSLKISNWHHILRIPLFPSRKKTGLSGLRGCNMGIFKKDAQAVNGFNHEFVGWGREDAEFVTRLYKYGLKRKENPFRAICYHLWHKENTRERLADNDALLEQCIKNIHYSCASGLNSLKQDNSFSAVNRGERAYD is encoded by the coding sequence ATGAAAATTTCTGTCATCGTTACCACCTATAACCGGCCTGATGCACTGAAAAAGGTGCTGGACGGGCTTTTGGCCCAGACCTGTCTGCCCCATGAGATCATTGTGGCGGACGACGGGTCCGGCCCTGAAACCCGGCAGATGATTGCCCCTTATCTGGGAAACAAAAATCCGCTTATCAAACATGTGTGGCAACCGGATGACGGCTTCAGGCTTGCGCAGATCAGAAACAGGGCGATTCTTGCCTGTCAGGGCGAGTACCTGGTTTTTCTGGATGGAGATTGTATTCCGGAGAAACATTTTGTGGAAGATCACCATGATCTGGCTGACCATGGTGCTTTTTTTCAGGGCAAGCGGGTTTTGGTAAACCAGGCGGCGGCTGAACAGTTGGATCATTCAGGTATGGACTGCCTGGTGAAAGTTGTGGGGCTTGCCCTGTCCTTAAAGATATCCAACTGGCATCATATTTTGCGGATTCCCTTGTTCCCTTCCAGGAAAAAGACCGGACTGTCCGGTCTTCGTGGATGCAATATGGGGATTTTTAAAAAAGATGCCCAGGCTGTCAATGGATTCAATCATGAATTTGTGGGATGGGGAAGAGAAGATGCTGAGTTTGTGACCCGGCTGTATAAGTATGGGTTAAAAAGAAAAGAAAATCCTTTCAGGGCCATCTGTTATCACCTCTGGCACAAGGAAAATACAAGAGAACGGCTGGCCGATAACGATGCTCTTCTTGAGCAGTGCATTAAAAATATTCATTATAGCTGCGCTTCAGGCTTGAACAGCCTGAAGCAGGACAATTCCTTCAGTGCTGTGAACAGGGGAGAACGGGCTTATGACTAA
- a CDS encoding glycosyltransferase family 2 protein: MTKLSVYIIAFNEADKIRDALQSVTWADEIVVADSFSTDDTAKIAGEYGARVIQIPFEGFGRLRNDAIAACSHEWIFSLDSDERCTMDAKDEIRAIIDAPQSLDAYYVPRKNYFMGRWLRHAGFYPDFRQPQLFRKGALVFEPDAVHERYRVVSNRACGYLKSAIHQIPFKNLEEVIHKANRYSTLGAEKLLSQGKKAGMMTALGHGLWAAFAMYFLKLGCLDGWAGFIIALGNFEGTFYKYAKLHLKYKGIDSFLTSYAREGKSI; this comes from the coding sequence ATGACTAAGCTTTCGGTGTATATCATCGCCTTTAACGAAGCCGATAAAATCAGGGATGCGTTACAAAGCGTGACATGGGCGGATGAAATTGTGGTGGCCGATTCGTTCAGCACGGACGATACAGCGAAAATAGCTGGAGAATACGGGGCAAGGGTGATTCAGATCCCCTTTGAAGGGTTCGGACGTTTGAGAAACGATGCCATTGCCGCCTGCAGCCATGAATGGATATTCAGCCTGGATTCAGATGAACGGTGCACCATGGACGCCAAAGATGAGATCAGGGCCATCATTGACGCGCCCCAAAGTCTTGATGCGTATTATGTTCCCCGCAAAAATTATTTTATGGGCAGGTGGTTGCGCCATGCCGGGTTTTACCCGGACTTCAGGCAACCCCAATTATTTCGCAAGGGGGCACTGGTCTTTGAGCCGGATGCCGTCCACGAGCGCTATCGCGTGGTCAGTAACCGCGCCTGCGGCTACTTGAAATCGGCCATTCACCAGATCCCTTTTAAAAATCTGGAGGAGGTGATCCATAAAGCCAACAGATATTCCACCCTTGGTGCAGAGAAGCTTTTGTCCCAGGGTAAAAAAGCAGGCATGATGACAGCCCTGGGGCATGGATTGTGGGCCGCATTTGCCATGTATTTTCTTAAACTGGGTTGTCTTGACGGCTGGGCCGGGTTTATCATCGCTTTGGGCAATTTTGAAGGCACATTCTACAAATATGCCAAACTTCATTTAAAGTACAAAGGCATTGACTCCTTTTTAACGTCCTATGCCCGGGAGGGCAAATCAATTTAA
- a CDS encoding polysaccharide pyruvyl transferase family protein, with the protein MNHALLHVPSKNEVYPPVKYYALSYNYDFSQMVTKVCNIGDNFQSFAVCNALKKNGITSDQIGFLDRETLGLEAMTPNEGILIAQGWFVHGTKEHPMLPIHPSKARQVLFFGFHLNKSAWGTLKKCPDFRTFMKSHEPIGCRDIPTRDFLRTLKVKAYFSRCLTLTFDKQKEPTGEYIYFIDHNDQVLKYLPPSLAGKEKFLSQEIPPDNIPMGEKDVQNIDDIAKKRYIELKQNAKMIVTKRIHIAMPFSAMGIPVILTADRPRSERISVVKEILPIYGKKKFKRINWNISAPDIEKLKSEILLMFTYALGKKEQQIGIVHNRLSQAHYEKAALLMEKACSITLKDRFNFLLTRFISGLQTIIQARKIVKPIEHAIKDIGARLGLRQKNA; encoded by the coding sequence ATGAATCATGCATTGCTTCATGTTCCTTCTAAAAATGAGGTTTATCCACCTGTGAAATACTACGCGCTATCGTACAACTATGATTTTTCCCAAATGGTAACTAAAGTCTGTAACATAGGAGACAACTTTCAAAGTTTCGCCGTTTGTAATGCTTTAAAAAAAAATGGAATTACATCGGATCAAATTGGTTTTCTGGACAGGGAGACACTGGGGTTAGAGGCCATGACACCCAATGAAGGGATACTCATTGCCCAGGGGTGGTTTGTTCATGGCACCAAAGAACATCCCATGCTTCCAATCCATCCCAGCAAAGCCCGGCAGGTTCTTTTTTTCGGTTTTCACCTTAATAAATCGGCCTGGGGAACATTGAAAAAATGCCCGGATTTCAGGACATTCATGAAAAGCCATGAACCCATCGGCTGTAGAGATATTCCAACCCGAGATTTTTTACGTACGCTGAAGGTAAAAGCATATTTCTCACGATGCCTGACATTGACTTTTGATAAACAAAAAGAGCCAACGGGCGAGTATATATATTTTATTGATCACAATGACCAGGTGTTAAAGTATCTGCCCCCAAGCCTGGCCGGAAAGGAAAAATTTTTAAGCCAGGAAATCCCTCCTGACAATATTCCCATGGGTGAAAAAGATGTTCAAAACATAGATGACATAGCAAAAAAGCGGTATATAGAATTAAAACAAAATGCCAAAATGATTGTCACAAAACGCATCCACATTGCAATGCCCTTTTCTGCCATGGGTATTCCCGTAATCCTGACAGCCGACAGGCCGCGAAGTGAAAGAATTTCCGTTGTAAAAGAAATTTTACCCATATATGGCAAAAAAAAATTTAAAAGAATCAACTGGAATATTTCAGCACCTGATATCGAAAAATTGAAATCGGAAATCCTGCTGATGTTCACCTATGCCCTGGGAAAAAAAGAGCAGCAGATCGGGATTGTCCACAACAGGTTGAGTCAGGCTCATTATGAAAAAGCAGCTTTATTAATGGAAAAAGCCTGCTCAATCACATTAAAAGACAGATTCAACTTTTTATTGACAAGGTTTATATCCGGATTGCAGACAATTATACAAGCCCGGAAAATCGTCAAGCCCATTGAGCATGCCATAAAAGATATTGGCGCAAGATTGGGCTTACGGCAGAAAAATGCTTAA
- a CDS encoding glycosyltransferase encodes MEKTIIFVADSLGSGGAQQVMLRSARLFDSSGYKVYIIAVKNHCRLMIPESINVIYLNFKKGFGIYRWLTDFYYHQKLIKIIQSIEQQNNVAAIFVHQMFSSFLLGNPKFKMPIFHTVHINYSEGYLNRKKSGRRLKKLRTLYNQKNILTVSQGIENDLIDNLKVTPRFIQTIYNPFDFQKIRELSSNPIAFKSEPFLLTVGRFSKQKRHDILLKAYWSANTPLPLVIIGDGSINEKNNLEAMVETLGLTEKVFIVGFKENPYSWMKRAKLFILSSDFEGLPTVLIESLICGTPAISTNCPSGPSEILVSTPEALSPVGDVENLSCNIIKFSQNPPEISQTDLDRFKSEAILKQYESCIASCSF; translated from the coding sequence ATGGAGAAAACCATTATATTTGTTGCGGACAGCTTAGGCTCAGGAGGAGCTCAGCAGGTGATGCTTCGATCAGCCCGACTCTTTGATTCTTCCGGATATAAAGTTTATATAATTGCAGTCAAAAATCATTGCAGACTTATGATCCCTGAATCCATAAACGTTATTTATTTAAACTTTAAAAAGGGATTCGGCATTTATAGATGGCTCACTGACTTTTATTATCATCAGAAGTTAATAAAAATCATTCAAAGCATAGAACAGCAAAATAATGTTGCCGCAATTTTTGTCCATCAGATGTTTTCCTCTTTTCTTCTGGGAAACCCTAAGTTTAAGATGCCCATTTTTCATACGGTTCATATTAATTACTCCGAAGGGTATTTAAATAGAAAAAAATCGGGTCGACGGTTAAAAAAGTTAAGGACACTGTACAATCAGAAAAATATATTAACCGTATCTCAGGGCATTGAGAATGATCTGATAGATAATTTAAAAGTGACCCCTCGGTTTATACAGACAATTTACAACCCTTTCGATTTTCAGAAAATCAGAGAACTAAGTTCGAACCCCATTGCTTTTAAAAGTGAACCATTCCTTTTAACTGTGGGAAGATTTTCAAAACAAAAAAGACACGACATACTGCTCAAGGCGTATTGGTCTGCAAATACGCCTTTGCCTTTAGTGATTATCGGAGATGGCTCCATAAATGAAAAAAACAATCTTGAAGCAATGGTTGAAACTTTGGGGTTAACAGAAAAAGTTTTTATTGTGGGGTTTAAAGAAAATCCATATTCTTGGATGAAAAGGGCAAAATTGTTTATTTTATCTTCCGATTTCGAGGGCCTTCCAACGGTATTAATCGAATCCTTGATTTGTGGTACCCCCGCCATCAGCACCAATTGCCCATCAGGTCCTTCGGAGATCCTTGTCAGCACCCCAGAGGCCTTATCCCCCGTCGGGGATGTGGAAAACTTATCCTGTAATATTATAAAATTTTCCCAAAATCCACCTGAGATCAGTCAAACCGATTTGGACCGATTTAAATCCGAAGCGATTTTAAAACAGTATGAATCATGCATTGCTTCATGTTCCTTCTAA